The following coding sequences are from one Plasmodium coatneyi strain Hackeri chromosome 11, complete sequence window:
- a CDS encoding Mitochondrial inner membrane translocase has protein sequence MGDYLKTGSVNYDLEILKKKPEKKLSLDKQNLYLQGYGRQWGEKLVYSVGLAYGTGLLLGGSCGLISGVLKGGKTRKLFVNSVLNSTSVIGPSVANQMASITMIFYALNNMVKLFTKNDEVYNSSIAGFLAGSIYKSASSYKMMGAYSLMSSAVFSFIDYGFKRGYI, from the exons ATGGGAGATTACTTAAAAACGGGATCGGTTAACTATGAtttagaaattttaaaaaaaaaacccgaAAAGAAGTTATCGCTTGACAAGCAAAATTTGTACCTGCAAGGATATGGTAGACAGTGGGGAGAGAAGCTGGTCTATAGCGTTGGCTTGGCCTACGGCACAG GCCTTCTACTAGGTGGAAGTTGCGGGTTAATCAGTGGAGTCttgaagggaggaaaaacgaGGAAGCTTTTTGTGAACTCCGTTTTGAATTCCACTTCAGTGATAGGGCCGAGCGTCGCCAACCAAATGGCCTCAATAACCATGATTTTTTACGCCCTAAATAATATGGTAAAATTATTTACAAAGAATGATGAAGTATACAATTCTTCCATAGCAGGTTTTCTCGCAGGAAGCATCTATAAAAGTGCTTCTAGCTATAAAATGATGGGTGCCTATTCTTTGATGTCGTCTGCTGTTTTTTCGTTTATCGATTATGGCTTTAAAAGGGGCTACATTTAG